One region of Candidatus Methylomirabilota bacterium genomic DNA includes:
- a CDS encoding bifunctional salicylyl-CoA 5-hydroxylase/oxidoreductase produces MKIVSIGGGPAGLYFGILMKKADPSHDITVLERNRPDDTFGFGVVFSDATLENFAEADRESYEEITRAFAHWDDIDIHYQGQVLTSTGHGFSGLSRQRLLDILHRRCRQLGVTLEFQQEVSDVAPFADADLILAADGVNSAVRARYAQHFRPRIDARPNRFVWLGTTFPFPAFTFLFKESEHGLWRVHAYRYDARHSTFILEATEGTWRRAGLPGASEDDTLAFTERLFARELDGHRMLKNRSLWRGFPTVGNERWHWRNLVLIGDAAHTAHFSIGSGTKLAMEDAIALSRALQQYRNVPSALAAYEDERRPLVESAQRAALVSLEWFEQTERYYGRLEPLQFAVSLLTRSLRVTHENLRVRDPKFVETVDRWFAAKAADQSGLRVAAQPAPPPMFTPFRLRDLVLANRVVVSPMCQYSAEDGAPGDWHLVNLGSRAVGGAALVVAEMTDVSREGRISPGCTGMYKPEHVAAWQRIVDFVHRHTPARIALQLAHAGRKGSTRRLWEGIDEPLPDGNWPLISASPIPYLPQSQVPKEMDRSDMDRVREQFVQAARMAEEAGFDLLELHMAHGYLLSSFISPLTNIRRDQYGGPLAHRMRYPLEVFAAVRAAWPRSKPMSVKISATDWAPGGLSAEEAVEVALMLKEHGCDLITVSTGQTVPHAQPVHGRLYQTPFSDRIRHEAGIPTATVGNISSHADVNSILAAGRADLCVLARAHLYDPYWTRHAAWEQGYDLPWPSQYVSVKDFTPRLR; encoded by the coding sequence GTGAAGATCGTCAGCATCGGCGGCGGGCCGGCCGGGCTCTACTTCGGGATTTTAATGAAGAAGGCCGACCCGTCGCACGACATCACCGTCCTCGAGCGCAACCGGCCCGACGACACCTTCGGCTTCGGCGTGGTCTTCTCCGACGCCACCCTCGAGAACTTCGCCGAGGCCGACCGCGAGAGCTACGAGGAGATCACCCGCGCCTTCGCCCACTGGGACGACATCGATATCCATTACCAGGGCCAGGTGCTGACCTCCACCGGGCACGGGTTCTCCGGGCTCAGCCGCCAGCGCCTGCTCGATATCCTGCACCGGCGCTGCCGCCAGCTCGGCGTGACGCTCGAGTTCCAGCAAGAGGTGAGCGACGTGGCGCCGTTCGCGGACGCCGACCTCATCCTGGCCGCCGACGGCGTCAACAGCGCCGTCCGCGCGCGCTACGCCCAGCACTTCCGTCCGCGGATCGACGCGCGCCCGAACCGGTTCGTCTGGCTCGGCACGACGTTCCCGTTCCCGGCCTTCACCTTCCTCTTCAAGGAGAGCGAACACGGCCTCTGGCGCGTGCACGCCTATCGCTACGACGCCCGCCACTCGACCTTCATCCTGGAAGCGACGGAGGGGACCTGGAGGCGGGCCGGGCTCCCGGGCGCCAGCGAGGACGACACGCTGGCCTTCACCGAGCGGCTCTTCGCCCGCGAGCTCGACGGCCACCGGATGCTGAAGAACCGCTCCCTCTGGCGCGGCTTCCCGACGGTCGGCAACGAGCGGTGGCACTGGCGGAACCTCGTCCTCATCGGCGACGCCGCCCACACCGCGCACTTCTCCATCGGGTCGGGCACCAAGCTGGCCATGGAGGACGCCATCGCGCTGAGCCGGGCCCTCCAGCAGTACCGCAACGTCCCCAGCGCCCTGGCGGCCTACGAGGACGAGCGGCGCCCGCTGGTGGAGAGCGCGCAGCGGGCGGCCCTGGTGAGCCTCGAGTGGTTCGAGCAGACCGAGCGCTACTACGGCCGGCTCGAGCCGCTGCAGTTCGCCGTCAGCCTGCTCACGCGCAGCCTGCGCGTCACCCACGAGAACCTCAGAGTCCGCGACCCCAAGTTCGTGGAGACGGTCGACCGCTGGTTCGCGGCCAAGGCGGCCGACCAGAGCGGCCTCCGCGTCGCCGCCCAACCGGCTCCGCCGCCGATGTTCACGCCGTTCCGGCTGCGCGACCTCGTGCTCGCCAACCGTGTCGTCGTCTCGCCGATGTGCCAGTACTCGGCCGAGGATGGCGCCCCCGGCGACTGGCACCTCGTCAATCTGGGCTCGCGCGCGGTGGGGGGGGCGGCGCTGGTGGTGGCGGAGATGACCGACGTGAGCCGCGAGGGCCGGATCAGTCCGGGCTGCACGGGCATGTACAAGCCCGAGCACGTGGCCGCCTGGCAGCGCATCGTGGACTTCGTCCACCGGCACACGCCGGCCAGGATCGCGCTCCAGCTCGCCCACGCCGGCCGTAAGGGCTCGACGCGACGGCTCTGGGAGGGGATCGACGAGCCGCTGCCCGACGGCAACTGGCCGCTGATCTCCGCGTCACCGATCCCCTACCTGCCCCAGAGCCAGGTGCCGAAGGAGATGGACCGCAGCGACATGGATCGGGTACGCGAGCAGTTCGTCCAGGCCGCCCGCATGGCCGAGGAGGCGGGCTTCGACTTGCTCGAGCTGCACATGGCCCACGGCTACCTGCTCTCGAGCTTCATCTCGCCGCTCACGAACATCCGACGGGACCAGTACGGCGGACCGCTCGCCCACCGGATGCGCTACCCCCTCGAGGTGTTCGCCGCCGTGCGCGCCGCCTGGCCGCGAAGCAAGCCGATGTCGGTGAAGATCTCGGCCACCGACTGGGCCCCGGGCGGGCTCAGCGCGGAGGAGGCGGTGGAGGTGGCGCTCATGCTCAAGGAACACGGCTGCGACCTCATCACCGTGTCGACGGGGCAGACCGTGCCCCACGCCCAGCCCGTCCACGGCCGTCTCTACCAGACGCCCTTCAGCGATCGCATCCGTCACGAGGCGGGAATCCCCACGGCCACCGTGGGGAACATCTCGTCGCACGCCGACGTCAACTCCATCCTGGCCGCCGGCCGCGCCGACCTCTGCGTCCTGGCGCGCGCCCACCTCTACGATCCCTACTGGACGCGTCACGCTGCCTGGGAGCAGGGCTACGACCTGCCGTGGCCGAGCCAGTACGTGTCGGTCAAGGACTTCACGCCGCGGCTGCGGTGA